One region of Brachybacterium saurashtrense genomic DNA includes:
- a CDS encoding GNAT family N-acetyltransferase produces the protein MSPDPAPGDRLTPPPPRDAGAAPASVAGTSCDAPLLRRARADDVEQLVALTQAAYRGEGGWTTEAHLVGGARTDGDEVRAMLEDPSISLIVAEEGATLHGCCYTHREPADEHGIVRAELGLFAVAPSAQGRGLGGRLLEAQAAALRADGVDVLMIRVLQSRPELHAWYLRRGFVPVGRSVPFPGNPAELKVAGLGMDVMERELHPARD, from the coding sequence GTGTCGCCTGACCCGGCTCCGGGCGACCGCCTGACTCCTCCCCCGCCCCGCGACGCCGGCGCGGCACCCGCCTCGGTCGCAGGCACCTCCTGCGACGCCCCGCTGCTGCGTCGTGCCCGGGCGGACGACGTCGAGCAGCTGGTCGCCCTCACGCAGGCCGCCTACCGCGGGGAGGGCGGCTGGACCACGGAGGCCCACCTGGTCGGCGGGGCGCGCACCGACGGCGACGAGGTCCGGGCGATGCTCGAGGACCCGTCGATCTCCCTGATCGTCGCCGAGGAGGGCGCGACGCTCCACGGCTGCTGCTACACCCACCGGGAGCCCGCCGACGAGCACGGGATCGTGCGCGCGGAGCTCGGACTCTTCGCCGTGGCCCCGTCCGCGCAGGGCCGAGGGCTCGGCGGCCGCCTGCTGGAGGCCCAGGCCGCCGCGCTGCGTGCCGACGGGGTGGACGTGCTGATGATCCGCGTGCTGCAGTCCCGGCCCGAGCTGCACGCCTGGTACCTGCGGCGCGGGTTCGTCCCCGTGGGACGCTCGGTGCCCTTCCCCGGGAACCCGGCGGAGCTGAAGGTGGCAGGGCTCGGGATGGACGTCATGGAGCGGGAGCTGCACCCCGCCCGCGACTGA
- a CDS encoding App1 family protein, which translates to MGISSRLSSARGALRAVAPSRPSDRPHWAARIEDVKNAVVGRALRRMHWEPRLQPFHGLGSGHRVRVLARVLYASPGTPADFHDQPVHDMRTMAVRGWRNFAGQVVPHRPVQVLLGDEQFTVPADRAGIVDAELEVALPPGTHQAVLWTDPGNEVTADITVVPDGTAVGLVSDIDDTVMVTWLPRPLLAFWNAFVVHQSSRQVVPGMPMLYQRLAREHPAMPVVYLSTGAWNVFPVLKRFLYRNGYPDGPLLLTDWGPTHTGFFRSGPDHKHRALAYLAEAFPGIRWILVGDDGQHDPSIYDEFARQHPDRVDTVLIRRLTEPEQLLAHGSRRPLATFPHGPGGPSTVTAPDGHGLLFALQRLGRIGRGPQEADEAGRRVA; encoded by the coding sequence GTGGGGATCTCCTCCCGCCTCTCCTCCGCCCGCGGGGCGCTGCGCGCGGTCGCGCCCTCGCGCCCCTCGGACCGTCCGCATTGGGCGGCGCGGATCGAGGACGTCAAGAACGCGGTGGTGGGCCGCGCCCTGCGCCGGATGCACTGGGAGCCGCGCCTGCAGCCCTTCCACGGGCTGGGCTCCGGCCACCGGGTGCGCGTGCTGGCACGGGTCCTGTACGCCTCGCCGGGCACTCCCGCGGACTTCCACGACCAGCCCGTCCACGACATGCGCACGATGGCGGTGCGCGGCTGGCGGAACTTCGCCGGCCAGGTGGTGCCCCACCGCCCCGTGCAGGTGCTGCTGGGCGATGAGCAGTTCACGGTGCCCGCCGACCGCGCCGGCATCGTCGACGCCGAGCTCGAGGTCGCGCTGCCCCCGGGCACCCATCAGGCCGTGCTGTGGACGGACCCCGGCAACGAGGTCACCGCGGACATCACGGTCGTCCCGGACGGCACCGCCGTGGGCCTGGTCAGCGACATCGATGACACCGTGATGGTCACCTGGCTCCCCCGCCCGCTGCTCGCGTTCTGGAACGCCTTCGTGGTGCACCAGTCCTCCCGCCAGGTGGTGCCCGGCATGCCGATGCTGTACCAGCGCCTCGCGCGGGAGCATCCCGCGATGCCCGTCGTGTACCTCTCCACCGGCGCGTGGAACGTGTTCCCGGTGCTCAAGCGCTTCCTGTACCGCAACGGCTACCCCGACGGCCCCCTGCTGCTCACCGACTGGGGCCCCACCCACACCGGGTTCTTCCGCTCCGGCCCGGACCACAAGCACCGCGCCCTCGCCTACCTGGCCGAGGCCTTCCCCGGGATCCGCTGGATCCTGGTGGGGGACGACGGCCAGCACGATCCCTCGATCTACGACGAGTTCGCGCGGCAGCACCCCGATCGGGTGGACACCGTGCTGATCCGGCGCCTCACCGAGCCCGAGCAGCTGCTCGCCCACGGCTCCCGTCGGCCGCTGGCGACCTTCCCGCACGGCCCCGGCGGGCCCTCCACCGTCACGGCGCCCGACGGCCACGGCCTGCTGTTCGCGCTGCAGCGCCTGGGCCGCATCGGCCGCGGACCGCAGGAGGCCGACGAGGCGGGTCGGCGTGTCGCCTGA